In Terriglobales bacterium, a genomic segment contains:
- a CDS encoding MarC family protein encodes MLTILKYFGLAFSALLPLINPLGSALMFMGIVGLAPVSEFRQLAKKVAISTVLFLLVIEAVGATLLSFFGISLPVVQLAGGFVIAAIGWGLLNQSSGAAASGHTVEPGNSQGALEDKVFYPLTFPITAGPGSVVVMLTLSAHASSSVLLKNALGHVGIAIAVVALSYAVYLCYTYAPKITQKISPSTVQGILRVIAFVLLCIGVQIAWNGLEGLLKAMPK; translated from the coding sequence ATGTTAACCATCCTGAAATATTTCGGACTGGCCTTCAGTGCGCTGCTGCCGCTCATCAATCCGCTGGGTTCTGCCCTCATGTTCATGGGAATCGTGGGCTTGGCGCCGGTCAGCGAATTTCGGCAACTGGCGAAAAAGGTGGCGATCAGCACGGTGCTGTTTCTGCTGGTGATTGAGGCAGTGGGTGCGACGTTGCTGTCATTCTTTGGAATCTCGCTACCGGTGGTCCAACTGGCGGGCGGATTTGTGATTGCTGCCATTGGGTGGGGCCTGCTGAACCAAAGCAGTGGCGCGGCAGCCAGCGGCCATACGGTGGAGCCCGGCAACAGCCAGGGCGCTCTGGAAGACAAGGTTTTTTATCCGCTAACATTTCCTATCACTGCCGGCCCAGGTTCTGTGGTAGTGATGCTCACGCTGAGTGCTCACGCATCCAGCAGCGTACTGCTGAAAAATGCGCTGGGGCACGTTGGGATTGCCATCGCGGTAGTCGCGCTGAGCTACGCGGTTTATCTCTGCTACACCTATGCGCCTAAAATCACGCAGAAAATTTCTCCTTCTACCGTGCAGGGCATCCTGCGGGTGATCGCCTTTGTGCTGCTGTGCATCGGAGTGCAGATTGCCTGGAACGGATTGGAAGGCTTGCTTAAGGCAATGCCGAAGTGA
- the tsaA gene encoding tRNA (N6-threonylcarbamoyladenosine(37)-N6)-methyltransferase TrmO, translating into MFTPRPIGFVSSPYKDTADVPMGLGAKHDAEGVLKILPEFEPGLKDIEGFSHLIVVWTFHRSEGYDLMAKPPSDDKTHGVFATRSPFRPNPIGLTAVELLRREGTLLHVRGIDMLDGTPILDIKPYLSSIPEDQLRRGWLAEAEARAKK; encoded by the coding sequence ATGTTCACGCCGCGGCCAATAGGATTTGTGAGCAGTCCTTACAAAGACACGGCGGATGTTCCCATGGGCCTGGGCGCAAAGCACGACGCCGAGGGTGTGCTCAAAATCCTGCCGGAGTTCGAGCCCGGGCTGAAGGACATCGAGGGATTCTCGCATTTGATCGTCGTCTGGACCTTCCACCGCTCGGAGGGCTACGACCTGATGGCAAAACCGCCCAGCGACGACAAAACGCATGGCGTGTTTGCGACGCGATCGCCGTTCCGTCCCAACCCGATTGGCCTTACCGCCGTCGAGCTTCTGCGACGCGAGGGTACGCTGCTGCACGTTCGCGGCATCGACATGCTGGATGGAACTCCTATTCTCGATATCAAGCCTTATCTGTCGAGCATCCCCGAGGATCAGTTGCGGCGCGGCTGGCTGGCAGAAGCCGAAGCGCGCGCAAAGAAGTGA
- a CDS encoding GYD domain-containing protein translates to MATYIILSQLSPEAFREPKEFKKLADSVSSKIKKECPNVTWKSSYATMGRFDVVDVVEAKDPRDVERAAMIIRAHGHAVTETLMATPWEDFLKML, encoded by the coding sequence ATGGCGACTTACATTATTCTGAGCCAGTTGTCTCCGGAAGCGTTCCGCGAGCCCAAGGAGTTCAAGAAGCTGGCGGATTCGGTTTCCTCGAAGATCAAAAAAGAGTGTCCTAACGTCACCTGGAAGAGCAGCTATGCCACCATGGGACGCTTCGATGTGGTCGATGTGGTGGAAGCGAAGGATCCCCGGGATGTCGAAAGGGCAGCCATGATCATTCGCGCGCACGGCCACGCGGTAACAGAAACTCTGATGGCAACACCTTGGGAAGATTTCTTGAAGATGCTCTAG
- a CDS encoding ParB N-terminal domain-containing protein, with product MVKRAAARRRPRKAKPGTKGLSPAECRLDEPRAAAAEVSGAIEKSGGCVVGSYKEPLGGHPVLLSILPIDAVEPTPFQRDLSDAHHKRLADVILKTGRFLDPIIAVVAPRGGFWTPNGRHRLEAMRRLGAKSIAALVVADREIAWQILALNTEKAHNLKERALEVIRIYRGLVEEDATRPESQFSFYLDEAALVTLGVCYEKIPRFGGGVYHPILRRLESFTDDPLRSAVKDHEKHAAMVLDLEDKVAGAVKKLKERGLVSPYLRSFVVARINPLRWIKGEPPPLEEVLKTMRERAGRFNVEKIRPQDLAGAAGPPDDEA from the coding sequence ATGGTCAAGCGCGCAGCTGCACGACGGCGTCCTCGCAAGGCCAAGCCCGGCACCAAGGGCCTCAGCCCCGCCGAATGCCGTCTCGACGAACCGAGAGCCGCTGCTGCTGAGGTCTCAGGCGCGATCGAAAAATCCGGCGGCTGCGTTGTGGGATCATACAAAGAGCCGCTGGGCGGGCATCCAGTGCTGCTTTCGATTTTGCCGATCGACGCGGTCGAGCCCACTCCTTTTCAGCGCGACCTTTCTGACGCGCATCACAAGCGGCTCGCCGATGTGATTCTGAAGACTGGACGCTTCCTCGATCCCATCATCGCAGTGGTTGCGCCGCGCGGCGGGTTCTGGACTCCCAATGGCCGGCATCGCCTGGAGGCCATGCGCCGCCTGGGCGCGAAATCGATCGCCGCCCTGGTGGTGGCCGATCGCGAGATTGCGTGGCAGATTCTGGCGCTCAACACCGAGAAGGCGCACAACCTCAAGGAACGAGCGCTTGAGGTCATACGCATCTACCGCGGCTTGGTGGAGGAAGATGCCACGCGGCCGGAATCCCAGTTTTCTTTTTATCTCGACGAGGCGGCGCTGGTTACCCTGGGAGTCTGCTACGAAAAAATTCCGCGCTTTGGTGGGGGCGTTTACCATCCTATTCTGCGGCGGCTCGAGTCGTTTACTGATGATCCGCTGCGTTCCGCTGTCAAAGATCACGAAAAACACGCGGCCATGGTCCTCGACCTCGAGGACAAGGTCGCCGGGGCGGTAAAAAAACTGAAAGAGCGCGGGCTGGTCAGCCCATATCTGCGCTCGTTTGTGGTGGCGCGCATCAATCCACTGCGCTGGATCAAAGGCGAGCCGCCGCCACTGGAAGAAGTGCTGAAGACTATGCGCGAGCGCGCAGGACGGTTCAACGTCGAAAAGATCCGGCCACAGGATCTTGCCGGGGCTGCGGGGCCGCCCGATGATGAAGCGTGA
- a CDS encoding universal stress protein translates to MSACVEVPREANSVRLKSILLATDFSAASEKAFEYATAIARRHDAKISVVHVIPESDAPLVPELSEELQWQYSTREMETLAKRDELKQTRHQLLLRRGSVWNVLSHLMREERVDLLVLGTHGRGGLEKLLVGSIAEEMVRLAACPVLTVGPNSIVSAALTGEFHKVLFATEFGPASEKAVPYALFFARESGGELILLYVVRGEPLPLGELGTAFYDDEVATTKFEDEVMLANRDRLEDLLPLDARMMGCKTKFMVEFGVPTAEILNAAEKHQPNLMVIGANSVVSARASAHLSWAVSHELICHAKCPVLTIRA, encoded by the coding sequence ATGAGTGCTTGTGTGGAAGTGCCGCGGGAAGCAAATAGTGTCAGGCTAAAGAGCATCCTGCTGGCAACTGATTTTTCCGCAGCGTCGGAAAAGGCCTTCGAATATGCGACCGCAATCGCTCGCCGCCACGATGCCAAAATCTCGGTGGTCCACGTGATTCCGGAGTCCGACGCGCCCTTGGTTCCAGAGCTCTCAGAAGAACTGCAGTGGCAATATTCAACCCGTGAGATGGAAACGCTCGCCAAGCGGGACGAACTCAAGCAGACCAGGCATCAACTACTGCTGCGGCGCGGTTCGGTGTGGAACGTCCTTTCCCATCTGATGCGTGAAGAACGGGTGGACCTGCTCGTGCTCGGAACCCACGGACGGGGAGGACTTGAAAAGCTGCTGGTCGGATCGATTGCCGAGGAGATGGTACGGCTGGCCGCTTGTCCCGTGCTGACAGTAGGACCCAACAGCATTGTTTCCGCCGCGCTGACGGGGGAATTTCATAAAGTTCTCTTCGCTACCGAATTTGGACCGGCTTCGGAAAAGGCGGTGCCGTATGCGTTGTTCTTCGCTCGCGAGTCTGGTGGCGAACTCATCCTCCTGTACGTGGTACGGGGTGAGCCATTGCCCTTGGGTGAACTGGGCACAGCCTTCTATGACGATGAAGTGGCCACGACCAAATTTGAAGACGAGGTAATGCTGGCGAATCGCGACAGACTGGAGGACCTGCTCCCGCTGGACGCCCGGATGATGGGCTGCAAGACGAAGTTCATGGTGGAATTTGGAGTGCCGACGGCAGAGATCCTGAACGCGGCTGAAAAACATCAGCCAAACCTGATGGTGATTGGAGCAAATTCGGTGGTGTCTGCGAGAGCTTCCGCTCATCTCTCCTGGGCGGTAAGCCATGAACTCATTTGTCATGCCAAGTGCCCAGTGCTGACGATTCGGGCGTGA